In candidate division TA06 bacterium B3_TA06, one DNA window encodes the following:
- a CDS encoding MBL fold metallo-hydrolase — MSLKLTFFGAVRTVTGSKFVLRTRKASVLTEFGMFQGHRKKAFEINSRVPQAALNADAMVFSHTHIDHSGNIPRLVADGYKGLIYATPATIDLAKIMLLDSAEIQERDVEYVNKKHARRGEPLVEPLYTVEEAEAATQNFRHLHYHEPRELARGVGVTLYDAGHILGSSQVLYEIGGRRILFTGDLGQPDLPVVRDPECVPDPDVIISESTYGGRVHPPVEEAKECLQKILQDAYDRKAKMVVPAFSVGRTQSLVFVMHQLMDEGRLPQMPIWVDSPLSLEATQVFRKHPECFDAETREYLEQDKDPFGFFRLRYVKTVEESKALNDIKGPCMIIAASGMCEGGRVVHHLKNIVPDEKNLVLITGFQAPGTLGRRIVEGAEVVRLYGEEYPLNCQVEVLNEYSAHADQNDLLEFFRAYNPKKVKQVFLVHGDEDQSKALAEAVSELGYANIQIPEVEQTFDIR; from the coding sequence ATGTCCTTGAAATTGACCTTCTTCGGTGCGGTGAGGACGGTTACAGGCTCCAAGTTCGTCCTGCGCACGCGCAAAGCTTCAGTCCTTACCGAGTTCGGAATGTTCCAGGGCCATCGCAAAAAGGCATTTGAGATCAACAGCCGGGTGCCGCAGGCGGCCCTTAATGCAGACGCTATGGTTTTTTCACACACCCATATCGATCATTCAGGCAACATCCCCAGGCTGGTGGCAGATGGATACAAGGGTCTAATATATGCTACACCTGCCACGATTGATCTTGCAAAGATAATGCTTCTTGACTCGGCTGAGATCCAGGAGCGTGACGTCGAGTACGTGAACAAGAAACACGCCAGACGGGGAGAGCCTCTGGTAGAGCCGCTCTACACTGTCGAAGAGGCCGAGGCAGCTACCCAGAACTTCCGTCACCTGCACTATCATGAACCCCGGGAGCTTGCCCGGGGGGTGGGCGTTACCCTGTATGACGCAGGGCACATACTTGGGTCGTCCCAGGTTCTCTATGAGATCGGCGGGAGACGCATCCTGTTCACCGGTGATTTGGGCCAGCCTGATCTGCCTGTGGTGCGCGATCCGGAGTGCGTCCCTGATCCTGACGTCATCATCTCGGAATCAACCTACGGGGGCAGGGTACATCCTCCGGTTGAAGAAGCAAAAGAATGTTTGCAGAAGATCCTTCAAGATGCCTATGACCGTAAGGCCAAGATGGTCGTTCCGGCCTTCTCGGTCGGCCGGACCCAGTCGCTTGTGTTCGTCATGCATCAGCTTATGGATGAGGGGAGGCTGCCCCAGATGCCGATATGGGTCGATTCGCCCCTCTCGCTTGAGGCTACCCAGGTCTTCCGAAAGCATCCTGAGTGCTTTGACGCCGAGACACGTGAGTATCTCGAGCAGGATAAAGACCCCTTCGGTTTCTTCCGTTTGCGTTACGTGAAGACGGTCGAGGAGTCTAAAGCGCTTAACGACATCAAGGGTCCGTGCATGATTATTGCGGCCTCAGGGATGTGCGAGGGCGGTCGGGTCGTCCACCATCTAAAGAACATCGTCCCTGATGAGAAGAACCTGGTCCTCATCACCGGTTTTCAGGCTCCAGGCACCCTGGGTCGGCGTATCGTGGAGGGGGCAGAGGTGGTTCGTCTCTATGGAGAGGAGTATCCCTTGAACTGTCAGGTGGAGGTTCTCAACGAGTACTCGGCTCATGCGGATCAAAACGATCTTCTGGAGTTCTTCCGTGCTTATAACCCTAAGAAGGTAAAGCAGGTATTCCTTGTGCATGGAGATGAGGACCAATCTAAAGCACTTGCCGAGGCTGTCTCAGAGTTGGGCTATGCGAACATCCAGATTCCGGAGGTAGAACAAACCTTTGATATACGCTGA
- the xerD gene encoding site-specific tyrosine recombinase XerD produces the protein MYADKKKDDPLLEEFLNYLVAERGLSPNSVDAYGRDLGQFISFLREKGKMILDVTSGILRDYLTRLAEAELAPRSVARKLSAIRMFLRYLNDTGKLSHDPGENISGPRLPRKLPQVLSVEEVKRVLEAALSAQRSADSERSTALALRDYAMLEVLYGAGLRISELIGLRLGDIYLDEGFLRVIGKGDKERVVPLGEPAIRAVRRYIDLGRFKLLRTHSQARDVLFLNVRGGPLSRMGAWRIIHSYVQAAGIKRRVTPHTFRHSFATHLLEGGADLRAVQEMLGHASISTTEIYTHVDRSYLREVYKIFHPRP, from the coding sequence ATATACGCTGATAAGAAGAAAGACGACCCTCTGCTTGAGGAGTTCCTTAACTACCTTGTTGCGGAACGTGGGCTCTCTCCGAATTCGGTGGATGCTTACGGGCGTGACCTCGGCCAGTTCATCTCTTTTCTCAGAGAGAAGGGCAAGATGATCCTCGATGTAACGTCAGGCATCCTGAGGGATTACCTTACGAGACTTGCCGAGGCAGAGCTTGCTCCCCGTTCTGTGGCTCGCAAGCTATCAGCCATACGTATGTTTTTGCGCTACCTCAACGATACCGGTAAGCTCTCTCATGACCCTGGTGAGAATATCTCCGGGCCCAGGCTGCCTCGCAAGCTGCCCCAGGTGCTTTCCGTGGAGGAGGTTAAAAGGGTGCTTGAGGCCGCTTTGAGCGCCCAGAGATCCGCGGATTCCGAGCGTTCCACCGCCCTAGCTCTGCGTGACTATGCCATGCTTGAGGTACTTTATGGGGCAGGGCTGCGCATATCCGAGCTGATCGGCCTGCGTCTGGGGGATATCTATCTAGACGAAGGCTTTCTTCGGGTCATCGGCAAGGGTGATAAGGAACGGGTGGTTCCTCTAGGCGAGCCTGCGATCCGTGCGGTTCGCCGCTACATTGATCTGGGTCGCTTTAAGTTGCTTCGCACGCACAGTCAGGCACGAGACGTGCTCTTTTTGAACGTTCGCGGTGGGCCACTCTCTCGCATGGGTGCGTGGAGGATCATTCATTCCTACGTTCAGGCGGCAGGGATCAAGCGCCGCGTTACCCCTCACACCTTCCGGCACTCCTTTGCCACCCATCTCTTGGAAGGCGGAGCAGACCTGCGGGCAGTTCAGGAGATGCTTGGGCATGCAAGCATCTCCACAACCGAGATATACACCCACGTAGACCGCTCCTACCTGCGAGAGGTCTACAAGATCTTCCATCCGCGGCCATGA
- a CDS encoding UDP-N-acetylglucosamine 2-epimerase (non-hydrolyzing) gives MKLLSVVGARPQFIKAAMLSRALAEIPDLAHLHLHTGQHYSPDMAQVFFDELDYRPDFDLGVGSGTHARQTGDAMIGIEKVLMDEKPDLVIVYGDTNSTLAGALAAVKLHVPGVHVEAGLRSGNRRMPEEINRILADACSDLCFCPTPSAVDNLKNEGRSEGVTHTGDILLDTLQHFLPIAREKSNILKKLEIEEEPFWLLTMHRPANVDEERCLRRVIKCLAHDNHPRIIFPCHPRTAKTLKKLSSSELDHIDIIAPLPYLDMLLLEEHASLILTDSGGVQREAYFLSRPCLTLREETEWPETLKDRWNRLVGIDPERILEGIREETIPTQSPDIESFGGGRAAECMCREMLGFLENQAA, from the coding sequence ATGAAATTGTTGTCGGTTGTTGGGGCTCGTCCTCAGTTCATCAAGGCGGCGATGCTTTCCCGGGCTCTTGCCGAAATTCCCGATCTTGCACACCTTCATCTTCATACCGGTCAACACTACAGTCCTGACATGGCCCAGGTCTTCTTCGACGAACTCGACTACCGTCCTGACTTCGATCTTGGGGTAGGTTCAGGAACCCACGCCCGTCAGACCGGCGATGCGATGATTGGGATTGAGAAGGTGCTTATGGATGAGAAGCCTGATCTGGTCATAGTTTACGGCGACACCAACTCAACGCTCGCCGGAGCACTGGCCGCGGTCAAGCTTCATGTTCCTGGAGTCCACGTAGAGGCCGGACTACGCAGCGGTAACCGGAGAATGCCTGAGGAGATTAACCGTATCCTTGCCGATGCTTGTTCCGATCTCTGCTTCTGTCCTACCCCGAGCGCCGTTGACAACCTCAAGAACGAGGGGCGCAGTGAGGGTGTAACGCACACCGGAGATATCCTCTTGGATACCCTCCAGCACTTCCTCCCTATAGCTCGCGAAAAGTCCAACATCCTTAAGAAATTGGAGATCGAAGAAGAACCTTTCTGGCTCCTCACGATGCATCGTCCCGCGAACGTCGACGAGGAGCGCTGCCTGAGAAGGGTCATTAAGTGTCTCGCTCACGACAATCACCCCCGTATCATTTTTCCCTGCCATCCCCGGACGGCCAAGACCCTGAAGAAGCTTTCCAGTAGCGAACTCGACCATATCGATATCATCGCCCCTTTGCCGTATCTCGATATGCTTTTGCTGGAGGAACATGCTTCCTTGATCCTTACGGATTCTGGCGGCGTGCAGCGCGAAGCATACTTCCTTTCCCGTCCCTGTCTTACGCTTCGGGAGGAGACCGAGTGGCCCGAGACCTTAAAGGATAGGTGGAATCGCCTCGTGGGGATCGATCCGGAACGGATACTTGAGGGAATTAGGGAAGAAACGATCCCAACACAATCTCCGGATATCGAAAGTTTCGGCGGCGGCAGGGCGGCAGAATGCATGTGCCGCGAGATGCTTGGCTTCTTAGAAAATCAAGCTGCATGA